In one window of Shewanella goraebulensis DNA:
- the lptC gene encoding LPS export ABC transporter periplasmic protein LptC: MSRTTLAILAFFGAALILYWQVQVKRSAMEATKLPDPARPEFIANDLRSTEFNEQGLVQSRVSAKHMEHFQQTNETLFTEPVYLVYPENGEAEWQLTADLGKLNKETGKVVLQNNVIIDAININEPVQSLTTSMLALDLNTMIMTSDRQIYVSGQDFNIQGLGLYADLNAEELELLSQVEGTYEAK, encoded by the coding sequence ATGAGCCGCACCACACTGGCCATACTAGCCTTTTTTGGCGCTGCACTAATTTTATATTGGCAAGTCCAAGTAAAACGCAGTGCCATGGAAGCCACTAAGCTGCCAGATCCTGCTCGTCCAGAATTTATCGCTAACGATTTACGCAGTACTGAATTTAACGAGCAAGGCTTAGTCCAAAGTCGCGTTTCAGCTAAACACATGGAACATTTTCAGCAGACAAATGAAACCTTGTTCACTGAACCTGTTTATCTTGTATATCCAGAAAATGGTGAAGCTGAGTGGCAATTAACTGCTGATTTAGGCAAGCTTAATAAAGAGACTGGCAAAGTAGTCCTACAAAATAATGTTATTATTGATGCAATAAACATCAATGAACCAGTACAATCGCTGACAACGAGTATGTTGGCGTTGGATTTGAACACCATGATCATGACGTCTGATCGACAAATTTATGTCTCAGGCCAAGACTTTAATATACAAGGCTTAGGCCTTTACGCTGATTTAAATGCCGAAGAATTAGAGCTTTTAAGTCAAGTAGAAGGAACGTATGAAGCAAAGTAA
- the kdsC gene encoding 3-deoxy-manno-octulosonate-8-phosphatase KdsC: MSDTQVHQGLYGPVSDDIWQRAKKIKLLICDVDGVFSDGRIYLSNAGEELKAFHTRDGYGVRSILTSGINVAVITGRKSAIVENRMTALGVSHIYQGVDDKLTPFKDLLSIYNVKPDEVAYIGDDMVDLPVMKEVGLAVCVADGHPYVKRHCQMITSINGGNGALRELTDLLLVSQDKFETAHGMSI; the protein is encoded by the coding sequence ATGTCAGATACACAAGTTCATCAAGGTTTATATGGCCCTGTTAGTGATGACATTTGGCAACGCGCTAAAAAAATCAAACTACTCATCTGCGATGTTGATGGTGTATTTTCCGACGGCCGAATTTATTTAAGTAATGCCGGTGAAGAACTCAAAGCTTTTCATACTCGCGATGGTTATGGCGTTCGTTCAATTTTAACCAGTGGCATTAATGTTGCCGTTATTACGGGGCGTAAATCGGCCATTGTTGAAAATCGCATGACTGCTTTAGGTGTCAGCCACATTTATCAAGGTGTCGACGATAAACTCACTCCGTTTAAAGACTTACTGAGTATTTATAATGTTAAACCTGACGAGGTCGCCTATATCGGTGACGACATGGTCGACTTACCTGTCATGAAAGAAGTCGGATTAGCGGTATGTGTGGCTGATGGACACCCATATGTAAAACGTCATTGCCAAATGATTACTAGTATCAATGGTGGTAACGGAGCACTACGAGAGTTAACCGATTTACTGTTAGTGAGCCAAGATAAATTCGAAACTGCCCATGGAATGAGTATATGA
- a CDS encoding KpsF/GutQ family sugar-phosphate isomerase yields MIDQKQLRQWGRQVIDIEKTALDNLYQYVDSDAFGQACELILQCKGKVIVMGMGKSGHIGNKISATLASTGTPAFFVHPGEASHGDLGALAKNDIILAISNSGESSEILTLLPVIQRMGVPVIAITGKPDSNMARLSKLHLCIEVPEEACPLGLAPTSSTTATLVMGDALAVALLQAKGFTRDDFALSHPGGSLGRKLLLKVSDVMHQGNDVPQVNSHVCITESLYEISNKGLGMTAVTDDDGKLVGIFTDGDLRRVIDAEKNLRTTAIADVMTPNCITISADILAAQALQVMDEKSINGLIVVDSNQHPVGALNMLDMVKAGVI; encoded by the coding sequence ATGATAGATCAGAAACAATTGCGTCAATGGGGCCGTCAGGTCATCGATATCGAGAAAACGGCTTTAGATAATCTATATCAGTACGTTGATTCCGATGCTTTTGGACAAGCTTGTGAACTAATTTTGCAGTGCAAAGGCAAAGTTATTGTTATGGGTATGGGCAAATCTGGCCATATCGGCAATAAGATTTCAGCGACTCTTGCCAGTACTGGCACTCCTGCGTTTTTTGTTCACCCAGGTGAAGCAAGCCATGGTGATTTAGGCGCTCTCGCTAAAAACGATATTATTCTCGCCATCTCAAACTCTGGCGAATCAAGTGAGATCCTCACTTTACTGCCTGTTATTCAACGTATGGGCGTACCGGTTATTGCAATAACCGGTAAACCAGATTCGAATATGGCGCGTTTATCAAAACTGCACCTTTGTATTGAAGTACCGGAAGAGGCTTGTCCACTTGGGCTTGCACCTACATCAAGCACTACTGCAACATTAGTTATGGGCGATGCGTTAGCGGTCGCATTACTGCAAGCTAAAGGGTTTACCCGTGACGACTTTGCTTTATCGCACCCAGGTGGTTCTTTAGGGCGAAAACTGCTGTTGAAAGTGTCAGATGTCATGCATCAAGGTAATGATGTTCCTCAAGTTAACAGTCATGTGTGTATCACTGAATCTTTATACGAAATTTCAAATAAAGGTTTAGGCATGACAGCTGTCACCGATGATGACGGTAAACTTGTGGGTATTTTTACTGACGGAGATTTACGCCGAGTGATTGATGCAGAAAAGAATTTACGTACAACCGCCATTGCCGACGTTATGACGCCAAACTGCATTACAATTAGTGCAGATATTTTAGCAGCGCAAGCCCTACAGGTAATGGATGAAAAAAGCATAAACGGCTTAATCGTTGTTGACAGCAATCAGCACCCTGTCGGCGCACTTAACATGCTAGACATGGTCAAAGCAGGAGTCATTTAA
- a CDS encoding calcium/sodium antiporter, with protein sequence MFFNILMLIAGLGVLVWSADRFVYGAAAFARNLGLPPMLIGLTIVAMGSSAPEMFVAATASMEGMSNTAVGNVLGSNVANITLILGITALLGAISVSSQTLKREIPLMLAATVLAGYLIHDGMLTRLEGGILLVAFFALMGYFIWQAMRNKQIDPLSDESDAEIPKNVPTLHAIIWIIVGMILLPLSADWMVTGAVGIAKTFGLSDLVIGLTIIAVGTSLPELAACIAGVLKKEDDLAIGNIVGSNLFNILAVLAIPGLIAPGEIDAHASSRDFYMVLGTSTALAVLVLSSGAKKQLTRWHGAILLVVFIAYQIVLFQSQ encoded by the coding sequence ATGTTTTTTAATATCTTGATGCTAATCGCTGGTTTAGGCGTTTTAGTTTGGAGCGCTGACCGCTTCGTATATGGCGCTGCCGCGTTTGCTCGAAACCTTGGTTTGCCGCCAATGCTAATTGGTTTAACAATTGTGGCAATGGGAAGCTCTGCTCCCGAAATGTTTGTTGCTGCAACAGCATCAATGGAAGGCATGAGCAATACCGCAGTTGGTAATGTCCTTGGCTCTAACGTTGCTAACATCACTCTTATTCTTGGTATTACTGCATTACTTGGCGCCATATCTGTTAGTTCGCAGACCCTAAAACGCGAAATACCATTAATGTTGGCAGCAACCGTTTTAGCTGGCTATCTCATCCATGACGGCATGTTAACGCGATTAGAAGGCGGGATATTATTGGTCGCCTTTTTCGCCTTAATGGGCTATTTCATTTGGCAAGCCATGAGAAATAAACAAATTGATCCATTATCTGACGAATCTGATGCAGAGATCCCTAAAAATGTACCCACATTACATGCTATTATCTGGATAATTGTAGGCATGATACTGTTACCGCTTTCAGCTGACTGGATGGTGACTGGCGCTGTCGGCATTGCCAAAACATTTGGATTGTCGGATTTAGTCATTGGTTTAACCATTATTGCTGTCGGCACTAGCTTGCCTGAACTTGCAGCATGTATAGCTGGGGTACTTAAAAAAGAAGATGATTTAGCAATAGGTAATATTGTTGGGTCAAACTTATTTAATATTTTAGCAGTATTGGCAATACCAGGACTTATCGCACCTGGTGAAATTGATGCTCATGCCAGCAGCCGAGATTTTTATATGGTGCTGGGTACCAGTACCGCATTAGCTGTTCTAGTTTTATCCAGTGGCGCCAAAAAGCAGCTTACTCGCTGGCATGGCGCCATTTTATTAGTCGTCTTTATTGCGTACCAGATTGTCTTATTTCAATCTCAATAA
- a CDS encoding ATP-binding cassette domain-containing protein: MSDPSLLNISPPLVEIRHMKFSRGSRVIFDDICLSIPKGKVTAIMGPSGIGKTTLLKLIGGQLTPDSGEVLFSGENIHQLKRQQLFELRKRMSMLFQSGALFTDMDVFDNVAFTLREHSGLSESIIRKVVMMKLQAVGLRGAAHMNPNELSGGMQRRAALARAIALEPEMILYDEPFAGQDPISMGMLVKLISELSSTLKLTSVVVSHDVDAVLSIADYVYVIAEKKVIASGTPDELRGSNNPQIEQFINGRPDGPVPFHFPAEDYQQEMLSGNR, encoded by the coding sequence ATGTCAGATCCTAGTTTATTAAACATATCTCCACCTTTGGTTGAAATTCGTCATATGAAATTCAGTCGTGGTTCACGTGTCATTTTTGATGATATTTGCTTGAGCATTCCCAAAGGGAAAGTGACCGCAATTATGGGCCCTAGTGGTATCGGTAAAACGACTCTGCTTAAGTTGATTGGCGGCCAATTAACACCGGACAGTGGTGAAGTGTTATTTAGTGGTGAAAATATTCACCAACTCAAACGTCAGCAATTATTTGAGCTGCGTAAACGCATGAGCATGTTATTTCAAAGCGGCGCTTTATTCACTGATATGGATGTGTTTGATAACGTTGCATTTACGCTGCGAGAACACTCAGGTTTATCTGAAAGCATTATTCGTAAAGTGGTGATGATGAAGCTGCAAGCGGTTGGTTTGCGAGGCGCTGCTCACATGAACCCCAATGAATTATCTGGTGGCATGCAAAGGCGAGCTGCATTAGCCCGTGCTATAGCCCTTGAGCCAGAAATGATTCTTTATGATGAACCCTTTGCCGGTCAAGACCCGATTTCAATGGGCATGTTGGTTAAACTCATCAGCGAGCTTTCTAGTACCTTAAAATTAACCTCTGTAGTGGTTTCCCATGACGTAGATGCGGTACTCAGCATTGCCGATTACGTTTATGTCATCGCTGAAAAGAAAGTGATTGCCTCAGGAACGCCAGATGAGTTACGTGGATCAAATAACCCACAAATTGAACAGTTTATAAATGGTCGACCAGATGGCCCAGTTCCATTTCATTTCCCAGCTGAAGACTATCAACAGGAGATGCTAAGTGGGAATCGTTAA
- the mlaE gene encoding lipid asymmetry maintenance ABC transporter permease subunit MlaE: MGIVNNIANIGRYALDVIAGLGRAGLMLWGAIMNVPNIAKGLPLLTKQMYVLGVRSMVIIIVSGLFIGMVLALQGYTVLADFGTVESLGPMVALSLLRELGPVVTALLFAGRAGSALTAEIGLMKSTEQLSSLEMMAVDPLRQVIAPRFWAGVISVPLLTMMFCLVGILGGHLVGVEWKGIDSGSFWSILQASIEWRQDIVNCLIKSVLFGVVVTWIALYRGYEVAPNPEGISKATTSTVVQASLAVLALDFLLTAIMFGQ; the protein is encoded by the coding sequence GTGGGAATCGTTAATAATATTGCCAATATTGGTCGTTATGCACTAGATGTTATAGCTGGATTAGGTCGTGCGGGTTTGATGCTTTGGGGCGCGATTATGAATGTGCCTAATATCGCCAAAGGCTTGCCGTTACTGACTAAGCAAATGTATGTGCTTGGTGTCCGTTCGATGGTGATTATTATTGTGTCGGGTCTTTTTATCGGCATGGTATTGGCGCTTCAAGGTTATACAGTATTAGCAGATTTCGGCACAGTTGAAAGCTTAGGGCCTATGGTCGCGCTAAGCTTGTTGCGGGAATTAGGCCCAGTGGTCACTGCATTGTTGTTTGCAGGGCGGGCAGGTTCTGCGCTGACTGCAGAAATAGGTTTGATGAAATCAACCGAGCAATTGTCTAGCTTAGAAATGATGGCAGTTGATCCTTTAAGACAAGTGATTGCTCCGCGCTTTTGGGCAGGAGTGATAAGTGTTCCTTTACTTACCATGATGTTTTGTCTGGTAGGAATATTGGGTGGGCATCTAGTGGGCGTTGAATGGAAAGGCATCGATAGCGGGTCTTTTTGGTCAATCCTACAAGCGTCTATTGAGTGGCGCCAAGATATTGTGAATTGTTTAATCAAAAGTGTCCTATTTGGTGTGGTTGTGACTTGGATTGCCTTATATCGAGGTTATGAAGTTGCCCCAAACCCAGAAGGGATTAGTAAAGCGACAACTTCGACAGTTGTTCAAGCAAGCTTAGCTGTACTCGCACTCGACTTTTTGCTGACAGCAATTATGTTTGGTCAGTAA
- the mlaD gene encoding outer membrane lipid asymmetry maintenance protein MlaD has protein sequence MLTRKVELLVGLFLLSGLVAFCVLVFNVANVELKPNQATYTLRAEFNNIGGLKVRSPVKVGGVVVGRVTDITLDTKKLVPVVTLTMNKRYDQFPETSSLSILTSGLLGEQFLGLTPGFMDDDIEMLSDGDRVHDTRSALILEDLIGQLLYSVSSKD, from the coding sequence ATGTTGACAAGGAAAGTAGAATTATTAGTTGGGTTGTTTTTGCTATCGGGTTTGGTAGCTTTTTGTGTGCTGGTGTTTAACGTTGCCAATGTTGAGCTCAAACCCAATCAAGCGACCTATACTTTAAGAGCTGAGTTTAACAATATCGGCGGATTAAAAGTTCGCTCGCCTGTTAAGGTGGGAGGCGTTGTTGTTGGTCGAGTTACAGATATTACCTTAGACACCAAAAAGTTAGTACCTGTGGTCACGTTGACGATGAATAAGCGATATGATCAATTTCCTGAAACCAGCAGTTTATCGATTTTGACTTCAGGTTTATTGGGTGAGCAATTTTTAGGGCTGACGCCTGGTTTTATGGATGATGACATTGAAATGCTCAGTGACGGTGACAGGGTGCATGACACACGTTCAGCTCTTATTTTAGAAGATTTGATTGGGCAGTTACTTTATAGCGTTTCTTCAAAGGATTAG
- a CDS encoding MlaC/ttg2D family ABC transporter substrate-binding protein, whose amino-acid sequence MSQLLKPFIRSVIFISASLFALVAVAAEEIDTHDPFKLVQQVSNKTFDRFTADKALIDADLGYLKVIVREELMPYVDYKYAAYKVMGQYLRDTTPEQRKRFVEAFEGYLVATYAQAFTEYTNQKVQFSPPSDFTDEKFVDVNVQIIEEGRPPIKVMFKARRLKDDSWKAFDLVAEGVSLLASKQSEISNLIRQQGVDSVIDLLIERTQQEINYKQDKENAA is encoded by the coding sequence ATGAGCCAATTATTAAAACCGTTTATACGAAGTGTTATTTTTATCTCTGCAAGTCTATTTGCTTTGGTTGCAGTTGCGGCTGAAGAGATTGATACTCATGATCCTTTTAAACTTGTTCAGCAAGTCTCTAATAAAACCTTCGATCGTTTTACCGCGGATAAAGCCTTGATTGATGCCGATTTAGGTTATTTAAAAGTCATTGTTCGCGAAGAGCTAATGCCTTATGTCGATTATAAATATGCAGCATATAAGGTGATGGGGCAGTATTTACGTGATACTACCCCAGAGCAGCGAAAACGTTTTGTTGAAGCTTTCGAAGGATACCTCGTTGCAACATATGCCCAAGCCTTTACCGAATATACCAATCAAAAAGTCCAATTTTCGCCGCCCAGTGATTTCACTGATGAAAAATTTGTAGATGTAAATGTGCAAATTATCGAAGAAGGTCGCCCACCAATTAAAGTGATGTTTAAAGCAAGACGCCTTAAAGATGACAGTTGGAAAGCTTTCGATTTAGTGGCTGAAGGAGTTAGTTTGTTAGCGTCAAAGCAATCAGAAATCTCGAACTTGATTCGCCAACAAGGAGTGGATTCAGTGATTGATTTGTTGATTGAGCGAACCCAGCAAGAAATCAATTACAAACAGGATAAGGAAAATGCTGCGTGA
- a CDS encoding STAS domain-containing protein produces MIEFLQQGDTCEIKGQLRQTEVIDLWPKRQQLFTDSTQVLDLSALEYADSAGVAFLLELICLGNCSKSTTQPRTLANPSQHLKRLIELYDLESFFLEN; encoded by the coding sequence GTGATTGAGTTTTTACAACAAGGTGACACTTGTGAAATTAAAGGGCAATTAAGGCAAACAGAGGTCATCGATTTATGGCCAAAACGACAACAGTTGTTTACTGATAGCACCCAAGTGTTAGACTTGTCTGCTTTAGAGTATGCCGACAGCGCAGGCGTCGCATTTTTACTTGAGCTAATATGCTTAGGTAATTGCAGTAAAAGCACCACTCAGCCAAGGACATTGGCAAATCCGAGTCAACATCTAAAAAGACTCATTGAGTTATATGATTTAGAATCCTTTTTTCTAGAAAACTAG
- a CDS encoding BolA family protein encodes MDCKVIEQILSDALTIDEVHVTSDGSHYKVVAVGECFDGMSKVKQQQTIYAPLNEHIASGELHALTIKTFTPTQWKREKLFNM; translated from the coding sequence ATGGATTGCAAAGTAATCGAGCAAATTTTATCAGACGCATTAACCATTGACGAAGTACACGTCACTTCAGATGGCAGTCATTATAAGGTCGTTGCCGTAGGCGAATGTTTTGACGGCATGAGCAAAGTAAAGCAACAACAAACGATTTACGCACCATTGAATGAGCACATTGCTAGTGGTGAGTTGCACGCGCTGACGATCAAAACTTTTACGCCGACTCAGTGGAAGCGTGAAAAACTATTTAATATGTAA